A part of Verrucomicrobiota bacterium genomic DNA contains:
- a CDS encoding NAD(P)/FAD-dependent oxidoreductase, with protein sequence MNKPVTTMIAPHFPGGVMTPDALRKMADLCEKYPEARLKLSGDLVIGGITDPERNEAGRNLMGLPTYSVSGASIRPVKICSGGYLCENNLQDSFALGLKLDRLFSNKPTPSKLIIAVSGCGRNCAEPLVKDIGIVATPGGYSVYVGGAAGAKPRIAQKLMDQLDEAQVIALVERIVRVYAAKGKARERLGSLIEKMGMDEFKAACGMGDDQANSEPG encoded by the coding sequence ATGAATAAACCAGTTACGACGATGATCGCCCCCCACTTTCCCGGTGGGGTCATGACCCCGGATGCCCTCCGGAAGATGGCGGACCTTTGCGAGAAGTATCCCGAAGCCAGGCTCAAGCTCAGCGGCGACCTGGTCATTGGCGGCATAACCGACCCGGAGCGGAATGAGGCAGGCCGGAATCTCATGGGGCTGCCGACCTATAGTGTTTCCGGGGCCTCGATACGGCCAGTCAAGATCTGCTCCGGGGGCTACCTTTGCGAAAACAATCTGCAGGACTCGTTTGCCCTGGGTTTGAAATTGGACCGGCTTTTTTCCAACAAACCCACGCCGTCCAAACTGATCATTGCCGTGTCGGGATGCGGACGGAATTGCGCGGAGCCTTTGGTCAAGGATATCGGGATCGTGGCCACTCCCGGCGGTTACTCGGTGTATGTGGGAGGCGCGGCGGGCGCGAAACCGCGCATCGCCCAAAAGCTCATGGACCAACTCGATGAAGCGCAGGTGATCGCGCTGGTTGAGCGAATTGTCCGTGTCTATGCCGCCAAGGGCAAGGCCAGGGAAAGGCTGGGGAGCCTGATTGAAAAGATGGGAATGGATGAATTCAAAGCAGCGTGCGGGATGGGTGACGACCAGGCAAATAGCGAACCAGGATAA
- a CDS encoding PIN domain-containing protein codes for MNGPVLLDTGPLVTFLADGLSHHDWACEHWKRLRPPLLTCEPVLTEAAFLLKREDHEADAIFALLERGVLRVALRMDEHQADLRNLMHRYRDRPMSLADACLVRMAELHSHSVIFTLDNDFRIYRRHGNKMLSLLIPDR; via the coding sequence ATGAATGGACCGGTGTTATTGGATACCGGACCGCTGGTAACTTTCCTTGCCGACGGACTATCGCACCATGACTGGGCATGCGAACATTGGAAGCGGCTCCGACCACCCCTGCTAACGTGTGAACCGGTATTGACTGAGGCGGCTTTTCTACTCAAACGAGAGGACCATGAAGCCGATGCTATCTTTGCCTTGCTTGAGCGAGGCGTCTTGCGGGTGGCTTTGCGCATGGATGAACATCAAGCGGATCTTCGGAATTTGATGCATCGTTACCGTGATCGTCCCATGTCCCTGGCGGATGCTTGTCTGGTTCGTATGGCGGAATTACACTCCCACAGTGTCATCTTTACTTTGGATAACGACTTCCGGATTTACCGACGCCATGGAAATAAAATGCTATCCCTGCTTATTCCGGACCGATAG
- a CDS encoding acetylxylan esterase: MNKLTALALAALLLLIPAGGVAANLTITPDHADGCYAVSESVTWTVTGGTAETALPYTVRAGGLTEVAKGTLSFTDGKTKVTAKLDRPGALLLTVALDEKKKVRGGAAVAWPEIKPSAPEPADFDSFWKEKLKELAAIPTNPLLEEVDSGVPEIRLWKITMDNIRGTKIHGYLARSKGESPLPAMLQVQYAGVYALQKDWVLGPAKNGWLALNIMAHDLPVDREKSFYEAQSNGPLKDYTTQGADDRDKSYFLRMYLSCYRAVDYLAGRSDWNKSTLVVQGGSQGGMQGLITAGLQPAVTVVTVDVPAGCDQTGGLVGRAIGFPWWTGNAARTKTSGYYDPVNFAKRIRCPALVGMGLCDTICPPEGVFAMYNQITAPKRLVIMPAAEHVGWHAAYDTVRNSWWKAAASGTSLPMK; encoded by the coding sequence ATGAATAAGCTCACCGCCCTTGCGTTGGCCGCCCTGTTGCTCCTTATTCCCGCAGGAGGCGTCGCCGCCAATCTCACCATCACTCCGGATCATGCCGATGGTTGCTACGCGGTGAGTGAGTCTGTGACTTGGACTGTTACGGGTGGCACGGCCGAGACCGCTCTTCCCTATACTGTTCGAGCAGGCGGACTCACCGAGGTTGCCAAGGGGACACTAAGCTTTACCGACGGCAAGACGAAGGTGACCGCCAAGCTCGACCGGCCAGGCGCGCTCCTGTTGACGGTGGCTCTGGATGAGAAAAAGAAGGTTCGCGGTGGCGCGGCCGTCGCCTGGCCGGAGATCAAACCATCCGCGCCGGAACCGGCCGACTTTGACTCATTCTGGAAAGAGAAATTAAAGGAACTTGCCGCCATACCGACGAACCCGCTCCTCGAGGAGGTGGATTCGGGTGTGCCTGAGATCCGACTCTGGAAAATCACTATGGACAACATCCGGGGCACCAAAATCCACGGTTATCTGGCGCGGTCGAAGGGAGAATCTCCGCTCCCGGCGATGCTGCAGGTGCAATACGCCGGGGTATATGCGCTGCAGAAGGATTGGGTGCTCGGCCCGGCAAAGAACGGATGGCTGGCCCTGAACATCATGGCTCATGATCTTCCGGTGGATCGCGAAAAATCGTTTTATGAAGCGCAGAGTAATGGCCCGTTGAAGGATTATACGACCCAGGGTGCCGATGATCGGGATAAGAGCTATTTTCTGCGCATGTATCTGTCCTGTTATCGGGCGGTGGATTATCTGGCTGGCCGCAGCGATTGGAACAAGTCCACCCTGGTGGTTCAGGGGGGCAGCCAGGGAGGAATGCAGGGCTTGATCACCGCTGGCCTCCAACCGGCTGTGACTGTCGTGACGGTGGATGTCCCGGCGGGCTGCGATCAGACCGGAGGGCTCGTCGGGCGGGCCATTGGATTTCCCTGGTGGACTGGCAATGCGGCGAGGACCAAAACCTCCGGCTATTATGATCCGGTTAACTTTGCCAAGCGAATCCGTTGCCCGGCGCTGGTTGGCATGGGGCTGTGCGACACCATCTGTCCCCCGGAAGGCGTGTTTGCGATGTATAATCAGATCACCGCGCCCAAGCGCCTGGTGATCATGCCGGCGGCGGAGCACGTGGGCTGGCATGCCGCCTATGACACCGTCAGAAACTCGTGGTGGAAGGCGGCCGCCTCGGGCACATCTTTGCCGATGAAATAG